The proteins below are encoded in one region of Candidatus Thiodiazotropha sp. LNASS1:
- a CDS encoding GlsB/YeaQ/YmgE family stress response membrane protein has product MSVLAFLLVGMAAGWLAGVVMKGHGHGLSGNLFLGILGALIGGYLFEFFAVDSKGLLPSLITATAGAILVLTITGLANKR; this is encoded by the coding sequence ATGAGCGTACTGGCTTTTCTATTGGTTGGTATGGCTGCCGGCTGGCTGGCCGGGGTGGTTATGAAAGGCCATGGCCATGGGCTATCGGGTAATCTGTTTCTGGGGATTCTGGGGGCATTGATAGGTGGATATCTTTTTGAATTTTTTGCGGTCGACAGCAAGGGGTTGCTCCCGTCATTGATCACTGCAACAGCTGGCGCGATACTTGTTCTTACCATCACCGGACTGGCCAACAAGCGTTGA
- a CDS encoding FecR domain-containing protein — MTRIITSLLFFVLVVITGQAWSEDWAYRIHEGENLSIVAERFLKSEFTPEQLQIYNGIANNTEIPIGTEIRVPIDWLKEVLAGVKVKSVFGDASLQRTGASVSIVLVAGTMLNAGDRISTGVGASVSLQFADNSTLLIGEESEVVFDALSSFHGMGMLDTRIRLQRGRIENRIKPLRKPEYRYEIHTPAAVTMVRGTKFRVFSDAGDEQTRSEVTEGGVNITAEGETVLVEQGEGTLIEKGKPPSPPRALLAQPDLTEMTHQFTMDGVVIEWSPLDGAAAYRYQLINREEMMVAGGMSSDNRIELPRLLAGDYRIVLRGIDELGFEGFNAYRNFTLEAVAPLPVRAEPEGLTAPTLFRPQFSRHGIHIRWTQVAGAWAYRLILARDIELEDKLFTRLSEDNAFILQPLPPGHYFIGVEALSAINDDRSRSDIYRIGIPVW, encoded by the coding sequence ATGACTAGAATCATCACATCGCTCCTGTTCTTCGTCCTAGTCGTGATAACGGGACAGGCATGGTCGGAAGACTGGGCCTATCGAATTCACGAGGGAGAGAATCTTTCCATCGTCGCAGAACGCTTCCTCAAGTCGGAATTCACCCCCGAGCAATTACAGATCTACAACGGTATCGCCAATAACACAGAAATTCCGATCGGAACTGAGATCCGTGTGCCGATCGACTGGCTGAAAGAGGTGCTTGCGGGCGTAAAGGTCAAAAGTGTTTTCGGGGATGCCTCTCTGCAGCGAACGGGAGCGAGCGTATCAATCGTTTTGGTAGCAGGTACGATGCTCAATGCTGGTGATAGAATTTCTACCGGTGTCGGTGCTTCAGTTTCATTACAATTCGCGGATAATTCCACACTGTTGATTGGCGAAGAGAGTGAAGTGGTATTCGATGCACTCTCATCTTTTCATGGCATGGGTATGCTGGATACTAGGATTCGCCTGCAACGGGGGCGAATCGAGAATCGCATCAAGCCACTTAGAAAGCCGGAATATCGATATGAAATACACACCCCGGCCGCAGTGACCATGGTCCGTGGCACGAAATTTCGCGTCTTTTCGGATGCCGGGGATGAACAGACCCGCAGTGAAGTGACTGAGGGGGGGGTCAACATCACCGCTGAAGGTGAGACTGTATTGGTTGAACAGGGAGAGGGGACTCTGATAGAAAAGGGTAAGCCCCCGTCTCCCCCGCGTGCGCTGTTGGCACAGCCGGATCTGACGGAAATGACACACCAATTCACGATGGATGGCGTGGTGATTGAATGGTCACCGCTTGACGGGGCGGCTGCTTATCGCTATCAGCTTATCAACAGGGAGGAAATGATGGTCGCAGGGGGAATGAGTTCGGACAATCGTATTGAGTTGCCGCGACTGCTTGCGGGTGATTACCGGATCGTATTGAGAGGTATTGACGAATTGGGATTTGAGGGATTCAATGCCTATCGTAATTTCACCCTGGAAGCGGTGGCGCCATTACCTGTGCGGGCGGAGCCTGAAGGACTGACAGCGCCGACGCTCTTTCGACCGCAGTTCAGTCGTCATGGTATCCATATCCGTTGGACACAGGTAGCGGGTGCTTGGGCGTATAGGTTGATTCTTGCCAGAGATATCGAACTTGAGGATAAGCTTTTCACCAGGTTGTCCGAAGATAACGCATTCATTTTGCAACCCTTGCCCCCAGGGCACTACTTTATCGGTGTGGAGGCGCTATCTGCGATTAACGATGATCGATCACGATCCGATATATACCGTATCGGTATACCTGTTTGGTGA
- a CDS encoding mechanosensitive ion channel family protein → MDLTIETILNTYIIPWGTKIVMALLVFIIGRWIAKLLTRTLKRLMERGDIDQMLISFLGNIAYAVLLAVVVLAALEQLGVNTTSALAILGAAGLAVGLALKDSLASFAAGVMLIIFRPFKLGDFVEAGGVSGVVEEIRIFHTVLKTGDNREITMPNAQIYSGTIINYSARNTRRIDLVIGIGYDDDIKKARDLLQQILDADSTVLKDPAPTIMLLELGESSVDFAVRPWVKSGDYWVTRAALLEAIKATFDKQGISIPYPQRDIHMIQATAA, encoded by the coding sequence ATGGATCTTACAATAGAGACTATTTTGAACACTTACATTATTCCCTGGGGAACCAAGATCGTTATGGCACTGTTGGTGTTCATTATCGGTCGATGGATAGCAAAATTGCTGACCCGTACGCTGAAAAGACTCATGGAGAGAGGGGACATCGACCAGATGCTGATCAGTTTCCTCGGTAATATCGCATACGCAGTACTGCTGGCAGTGGTGGTGCTTGCCGCGTTGGAGCAACTCGGTGTCAATACAACATCTGCACTGGCTATTCTGGGTGCTGCAGGCCTGGCCGTCGGTTTGGCATTGAAGGATTCGTTGGCAAGCTTTGCTGCGGGTGTGATGTTGATCATCTTCAGGCCGTTTAAATTGGGGGATTTCGTCGAAGCAGGCGGTGTGTCCGGCGTGGTTGAGGAGATCCGCATCTTCCACACGGTTCTCAAGACCGGTGACAACCGCGAGATCACCATGCCCAATGCGCAAATATATAGCGGCACTATCATCAACTATTCCGCCAGGAACACAAGACGAATCGATCTGGTGATCGGTATCGGTTATGACGATGACATTAAAAAGGCAAGAGACCTGCTGCAGCAGATCCTCGATGCCGATAGCACAGTGCTAAAAGATCCCGCGCCGACGATTATGTTGTTGGAATTGGGCGAGAGCAGCGTCGATTTTGCTGTACGTCCCTGGGTGAAATCTGGGGATTACTGGGTGACGCGGGCAGCGCTGCTTGAAGCCATCAAGGCGACATTTGATAAGCAGGGTATCAGTATTCCCTACCCGCAACGGGATATTCATATGATTCAAGCGACGGCTGCCTAG
- a CDS encoding TusE/DsrC/DsvC family sulfur relay protein, whose amino-acid sequence MNTELPERDGDGYLADMNAWTPEVARAMAEDDEYELTDEKWQQILKAREYYDEFNVVPPIRKFSKYLGADQKAMFKLWLTGPMKPITKYGGLPKPTGCV is encoded by the coding sequence ATGAATACAGAACTACCCGAGCGCGATGGAGATGGTTATCTCGCCGATATGAACGCATGGACCCCGGAAGTCGCCAGAGCCATGGCAGAAGACGACGAGTATGAACTCACCGATGAGAAATGGCAGCAGATCCTGAAAGCTCGGGAGTATTATGATGAGTTCAACGTAGTGCCGCCTATCCGCAAATTCTCAAAATATCTCGGCGCCGATCAGAAAGCCATGTTCAAGCTCTGGCTTACGGGTCCGATGAAACCGATTACCAAATATGGCGGGCTGCCAAAACCCACCGGCTGCGTCTAA
- a CDS encoding FKBP-type peptidyl-prolyl cis-trans isomerase — MSEKITDSGLKFEDLNKGTGDIAISGNRVSVHYTGWLLDGEKFDSSLDRNQPFDFTLGKGMVIAGWDEGVAGMKVGGKRRLTIPPQLGYGAQGAGGVIPPNATLVFDVELLSVEG; from the coding sequence ATGAGTGAAAAAATCACAGATTCCGGGCTGAAGTTTGAAGATCTGAACAAGGGGACAGGGGATATTGCAATATCCGGTAATCGGGTCTCGGTACACTATACCGGCTGGCTGCTCGATGGAGAAAAATTCGACTCCTCCCTGGATCGTAACCAACCCTTTGATTTTACTTTAGGCAAGGGCATGGTGATTGCCGGATGGGATGAGGGGGTTGCCGGCATGAAGGTGGGTGGCAAAAGAAGGCTGACAATTCCACCGCAATTGGGGTATGGCGCTCAGGGAGCCGGTGGCGTGATCCCTCCGAATGCCACATTGGTATTCGATGTTGAACTACTTTCCGTCGAGGGATGA
- the nadC gene encoding carboxylating nicotinate-nucleotide diphosphorylase — protein sequence MSRLPPLNLINEQVGQALSEDLGTGDLTAELLDEHVLARAHIICRQHAVICGVAWVNQVFGQLDGSIELDWRVADGDSVTPGSLLCRLQGNNRSLLSGERTALNYLQTLSATATVTRRYVEAVEGTGVTILDTRKTIPGLRVQQKYAVACGGGRNHRIGLYDAILLKENHVQIAGSIGAALKRANQIATDGVEIEVEVESLAQLDEALSAGAKRILLDNFGLKMLREAVAMNAGQARLEASGGVNLETIRSIAETGVDDISVGALTKDVRAVDLSMLFID from the coding sequence ATGAGCAGGCTGCCGCCCCTCAACCTGATCAATGAACAGGTTGGACAGGCATTGTCGGAGGATCTTGGCACTGGCGATTTGACTGCCGAGTTGCTGGATGAGCACGTTCTAGCGCGAGCACACATTATCTGCCGACAACATGCCGTGATATGTGGTGTTGCCTGGGTGAATCAAGTCTTCGGTCAATTGGATGGTAGCATTGAACTCGATTGGCGGGTTGCAGATGGAGACTCTGTCACTCCCGGCTCGTTGCTTTGCAGGTTGCAGGGTAACAATAGATCATTGTTGAGCGGTGAACGGACGGCACTCAATTATCTACAGACCCTATCGGCAACCGCAACGGTGACACGTCGCTATGTGGAGGCAGTGGAGGGAACGGGTGTGACCATACTCGACACCCGAAAGACCATTCCCGGCCTTAGGGTGCAGCAGAAATATGCGGTGGCCTGTGGTGGCGGCCGGAATCACCGTATTGGTCTGTATGACGCCATCCTCCTTAAAGAGAATCATGTGCAAATTGCCGGATCGATTGGGGCCGCACTGAAACGGGCTAACCAGATCGCAACCGACGGGGTGGAGATCGAAGTGGAGGTGGAATCCTTGGCTCAGCTTGATGAGGCGTTGTCCGCCGGAGCCAAAAGGATACTGTTGGATAACTTTGGGCTGAAGATGTTGCGTGAGGCGGTGGCGATGAATGCCGGACAGGCAAGGCTTGAGGCTTCCGGCGGCGTTAACCTCGAGACAATACGCTCGATTGCCGAAACGGGCGTGGATGATATCTCTGTCGGAGCCTTGACCAAGGATGTCAGGGCAGTTGATCTCTCGATGTTGTTTATAGACTAA
- a CDS encoding SUMF1/EgtB/PvdO family nonheme iron enzyme produces MTSTTLLGQLSSLHASQIDLLTSIPAADCARQFHPRLASLNWYFGRGVYLELLWLRERLQHDDDLSMRVEQLFSPNALTLEQQCSRLPSVDHLINWGSEIHDEHLRRLATPSALPDHPWLHHDRLPWFLLQEQAKLYEAMLILLNQRSLQERDQAYQCKEPLEPGIPKWETREISQGHYRIGARDEPRAYDNELPPQAVELSSFRIALTPVSNAQYLSFMQADGYNDDSLWINEGWQWLNHHGHRHPEYWRQDHRGGWYEVAINGISHLPPNEPVTGISHYEAQAFCNWVGRRENGEFSGAVIQHEYQWELAVRTGVVSQMGRAWEWCGNKYHHYPSFQPFPDDRASTQAVGDKHYSLRGASLHTQPTLRRASFRHWALPSDHHQFTTVRLVFPPRHQWAS; encoded by the coding sequence ATGACCTCAACCACACTGCTTGGCCAACTGAGCAGTCTGCATGCATCGCAGATTGATCTATTGACGTCCATTCCAGCCGCAGATTGCGCCAGACAATTTCATCCACGACTTGCCTCACTCAACTGGTATTTCGGCCGTGGCGTCTATCTGGAACTGCTATGGCTCAGAGAGCGGTTGCAACACGATGACGACCTTTCCATGAGAGTTGAACAACTCTTTTCTCCGAATGCATTGACTCTGGAACAACAATGCAGCCGGTTGCCATCTGTTGATCACCTGATCAACTGGGGTTCGGAGATTCATGACGAACATCTGCGCAGACTAGCCACTCCATCTGCACTGCCCGATCATCCCTGGCTCCATCATGACAGACTCCCCTGGTTCCTGCTGCAAGAGCAGGCGAAACTCTATGAAGCCATGTTGATCCTTCTTAACCAGCGATCTCTCCAGGAACGGGATCAGGCATATCAATGCAAGGAACCGCTTGAACCCGGCATACCCAAGTGGGAAACCAGGGAGATTTCCCAGGGACACTATCGCATCGGCGCCCGGGATGAACCACGCGCTTACGATAATGAGCTGCCACCACAAGCCGTTGAACTCAGCAGTTTTCGGATAGCACTGACGCCGGTATCAAATGCGCAATATCTCAGTTTTATGCAGGCGGACGGTTATAACGATGATTCGCTGTGGATTAACGAAGGTTGGCAGTGGCTGAATCATCATGGTCACAGACACCCCGAATATTGGCGGCAGGATCATAGGGGTGGATGGTATGAAGTGGCTATCAACGGTATCTCTCACCTGCCGCCCAATGAACCGGTTACCGGTATCTCCCACTATGAGGCCCAAGCCTTCTGCAACTGGGTTGGCCGCCGTGAAAACGGTGAATTCTCAGGTGCCGTGATCCAGCATGAATATCAGTGGGAATTGGCAGTGCGCACGGGTGTTGTGAGCCAAATGGGGCGCGCCTGGGAGTGGTGCGGTAACAAATATCACCACTATCCCTCATTTCAACCCTTTCCCGATGACAGGGCTTCAACCCAGGCTGTAGGCGATAAACACTACTCTCTGCGGGGTGCCAGCTTACACACGCAACCCACGCTGCGTCGCGCCAGCTTCCGTCACTGGGCCTTGCCCTCTGACCACCACCAGTTCACAACCGTCCGGCTGGTCTTCCCGCCACGCCATCAATGGGCTTCATAG
- a CDS encoding OmpA family protein produces MHIKRIAIALALTPILISSHAVAEKGLAYDSVNSVWRTGYGECWTTSHRDKAPADTSCFGEPAMEMTKAEGDADNDGVVDSKDQCPGTPAGVQVDDKGCALDSDGDGVADSSDKCPDTPAGAKVDASGCELDSDGDGVADSKDDCPNTPAGATVTDAGCAVQIVLQNVLFDLNSDKVSGEYTSTLNQIADSLKARPDIKSIEVIGHTDSTGSAAYNQSLSERRAKAVADNLKAQGVNGALFTTKGMGEASPVADNATAEGRAQNRRVELKLD; encoded by the coding sequence ATGCACATTAAAAGAATTGCCATAGCCCTGGCCTTAACGCCGATACTGATCAGTAGTCACGCAGTGGCAGAAAAGGGACTGGCCTACGATAGTGTTAATTCGGTTTGGCGTACCGGCTATGGTGAGTGTTGGACCACCTCCCACCGTGACAAGGCACCGGCTGATACCAGCTGTTTCGGTGAGCCGGCAATGGAAATGACAAAGGCTGAAGGCGATGCCGACAATGATGGTGTTGTGGATAGTAAGGACCAGTGCCCCGGTACGCCAGCCGGGGTACAGGTCGATGACAAAGGATGCGCCCTCGACAGTGATGGAGACGGTGTGGCCGACAGCAGTGATAAATGCCCGGATACGCCTGCCGGCGCAAAGGTCGACGCCAGTGGCTGTGAGCTGGATAGTGATGGCGACGGCGTGGCCGACAGTAAGGATGACTGCCCGAATACGCCTGCCGGCGCTACGGTAACCGATGCCGGGTGCGCGGTTCAGATCGTCTTGCAGAATGTCCTGTTTGATCTCAACAGCGATAAGGTCAGCGGTGAATACACATCCACATTGAACCAAATTGCCGATTCACTCAAGGCACGTCCCGATATCAAATCGATTGAGGTTATCGGACATACCGACTCCACGGGTTCTGCGGCCTATAACCAGTCCCTTTCCGAGAGGCGTGCGAAGGCAGTGGCTGACAATCTTAAGGCACAGGGAGTGAATGGCGCACTGTTCACCACCAAGGGGATGGGGGAAGCGTCTCCCGTTGCCGACAATGCAACAGCAGAAGGGCGCGCGCAGAATCGGCGTGTCGAATTGAAACTTGACTAA
- a CDS encoding CHASE2 domain-containing protein yields the protein MLLLTSLLAASNWLWRWDLLLYDLQMGFISKPVAEDIIIVAVDEKSLEALGRWPWSRQIHAKLVDRLTQAGARAIILDILFAEPDRIDPESDNQLIQAIAASERVFMPVILEEHRQGGMLVESMPLPALSNVAAGLGHVHMDLDADGIARGVFLYEGLGQAYWPHLMLSVLNWLEPGREGMRTAPTSRQAPNIHTINRHTHRLIPFYGPAGHYHRYSYSQVLDGDFLPDLFRDKVVLVGVTATGIGDALPTPVSGYGVPMPGVEINANVLQSLRQDEAITPVPYLPHLLGSALVVVLPFVLYPYFPTRAAPLVSLVLLVGFFLFTIALLRGAEYWFPPSAALLGLLLSYPLWSWRRLDQAVRYLNEQLERMQSEQRLLPVEQPPSDMTTAMEFLARLMPLQGWVLYDAGSGKQLLQNGTALGPPLESLAIGAWQRSGAELWTEIQRPDTAWRLGLVWPRNEVPVGRSMKLVDEFALQFSLESEAKQDSVLERVELRMQQMQEANARLQRFRHLISNAVGQMDDGLMVINGLGQVVMSNPRTSFYLGHPAEKELLGEDAYHLLSVLEIQGADTWQEVFRKVLLHKEPVRFEAVRPPDTELFVQLKALEAVDTEFPGMIINLSYIGALKRSERTRAKMLNFLSHDIRSPITSLLSLTQSRQLLDGSAKEMAEQIQPLARRSLKLADNFLRLARAEVAETTSFTDTNFIEVAHNAVDEVYVQAKAKQVRLQRLFNEDEMWLRGDLGLLERALVNLLENAIKFSPPQSQVTMTLSIKHSRLICEIEDQGPGIPEHQLNDIFMPFMQADSNQILRKKGVGLGLSFVKVVAEKHHGSVAANNGKNGGAVFTLNLPCEDSASP from the coding sequence ATGTTGCTGCTAACCAGCTTGTTGGCGGCCAGCAACTGGCTCTGGCGATGGGATCTGCTGTTGTATGATTTACAGATGGGTTTTATCTCCAAACCCGTTGCTGAAGATATCATTATCGTCGCGGTGGACGAGAAGAGCCTGGAAGCCCTGGGACGCTGGCCCTGGTCGCGTCAGATACACGCAAAGCTTGTGGACCGGCTCACCCAGGCAGGGGCCAGAGCCATTATCCTCGATATCCTGTTCGCCGAGCCAGACCGAATCGATCCCGAATCAGACAACCAACTGATCCAGGCAATCGCCGCCAGTGAACGCGTGTTTATGCCGGTTATTCTGGAAGAGCATCGGCAGGGAGGAATGTTGGTGGAGTCGATGCCATTGCCGGCGCTCTCAAATGTGGCTGCGGGGCTGGGGCATGTGCATATGGATCTGGATGCCGACGGTATTGCCCGTGGCGTGTTTCTCTATGAAGGATTGGGCCAGGCGTATTGGCCGCATTTGATGCTGTCTGTGTTGAACTGGTTAGAGCCCGGGAGGGAGGGAATGCGTACCGCACCCACCAGCCGGCAGGCGCCGAATATCCACACAATCAACCGACATACCCATCGCCTGATACCCTTTTATGGTCCGGCAGGTCACTATCACCGATACAGCTACAGTCAGGTACTCGATGGCGATTTTTTACCCGATCTCTTCCGCGACAAGGTTGTATTGGTTGGTGTTACGGCGACTGGGATAGGCGATGCCCTGCCTACCCCTGTGTCCGGCTATGGGGTGCCTATGCCTGGTGTGGAGATCAACGCCAATGTCCTGCAGAGTTTGAGACAGGATGAGGCGATTACCCCGGTTCCCTATCTGCCCCATTTGTTGGGCAGCGCCCTGGTCGTGGTTCTTCCCTTTGTCCTCTACCCCTACTTTCCCACCCGAGCGGCACCGCTCGTGTCACTGGTTCTTCTGGTTGGCTTTTTTCTTTTTACCATTGCACTACTGCGTGGGGCAGAGTATTGGTTCCCGCCATCCGCCGCCTTGCTCGGGTTGTTGCTGAGTTATCCACTATGGAGTTGGCGACGCCTTGATCAAGCGGTGCGTTATCTCAACGAACAGCTTGAACGCATGCAAAGTGAACAGCGTCTATTGCCGGTAGAACAGCCTCCCAGCGATATGACTACGGCAATGGAGTTTCTTGCCAGATTAATGCCGTTGCAGGGATGGGTGCTCTACGATGCCGGCAGCGGCAAGCAACTGCTGCAAAACGGCACCGCACTGGGGCCGCCGTTGGAGTCTCTGGCAATCGGCGCATGGCAGCGATCAGGCGCAGAGCTATGGACTGAGATACAACGACCGGATACGGCCTGGCGGTTGGGTTTGGTCTGGCCGAGAAATGAGGTGCCTGTGGGCCGCTCGATGAAACTGGTCGATGAGTTCGCCCTGCAATTCTCACTTGAATCAGAAGCCAAACAGGACAGTGTGCTGGAAAGAGTGGAATTGCGTATGCAGCAGATGCAGGAGGCCAATGCCCGTTTGCAGCGCTTTCGCCATCTGATCAGTAATGCGGTGGGACAGATGGATGACGGGCTGATGGTCATCAATGGCCTGGGGCAGGTTGTGATGTCAAATCCCCGAACCTCCTTCTATCTTGGCCATCCGGCCGAAAAGGAGCTGTTGGGCGAGGATGCCTATCACCTGTTGAGCGTATTGGAGATACAGGGTGCGGATACCTGGCAGGAAGTCTTCAGGAAGGTATTGCTGCATAAAGAGCCTGTACGTTTTGAAGCCGTTCGACCCCCCGACACTGAACTGTTTGTCCAGCTGAAGGCCCTCGAAGCGGTTGATACTGAGTTTCCGGGTATGATCATTAACCTCTCGTATATCGGCGCGTTGAAGCGATCAGAACGCACGCGGGCAAAGATGCTTAATTTTCTCTCCCACGATATCCGTTCTCCCATCACCTCTCTGCTCTCATTGACTCAGTCCAGGCAGCTGTTGGATGGGAGTGCAAAGGAGATGGCCGAACAGATTCAGCCTTTGGCGCGCCGCTCGCTAAAATTGGCGGATAACTTCCTGCGCCTGGCACGGGCCGAGGTTGCCGAAACCACCTCATTCACCGATACCAATTTTATTGAGGTGGCACATAATGCCGTAGACGAGGTCTATGTCCAGGCCAAAGCCAAGCAGGTAAGGCTGCAGCGGCTGTTTAACGAGGATGAAATGTGGTTGCGGGGTGATTTGGGCTTGCTGGAGCGGGCCCTGGTCAACCTGCTGGAGAATGCGATTAAATTCTCTCCGCCACAGAGCCAGGTGACGATGACCCTGTCGATCAAACACTCTCGACTGATATGTGAAATCGAGGATCAGGGTCCCGGTATCCCGGAGCACCAGTTGAATGACATCTTTATGCCGTTTATGCAGGCGGATTCAAATCAAATCCTGCGCAAAAAAGGTGTTGGTCTGGGGCTGAGTTTTGTCAAGGTGGTCGCGGAAAAGCATCATGGATCGGTAGCGGCGAATAATGGGAAGAATGGCGGTGCGGTGTTTACACTCAATCTGCCGTGTGAGGATAGTGCGTCGCCTTAA
- a CDS encoding hydrolase encodes MGINSITGPALQGIQKGFQGMRRVASEIASTQQTNQAKPTDLSRAMVELQQHANHTKAQVKTLKTANELIGTLIDERV; translated from the coding sequence ATGGGTATCAATTCGATAACAGGACCGGCACTTCAGGGGATTCAAAAGGGATTCCAGGGGATGCGTCGTGTAGCATCGGAGATCGCCAGCACCCAGCAGACCAATCAAGCCAAACCGACTGATCTCTCCCGTGCCATGGTTGAACTGCAACAACATGCCAACCATACCAAGGCGCAAGTGAAAACCCTGAAAACCGCCAATGAACTGATCGGCACACTGATCGATGAGCGCGTATAG
- a CDS encoding response regulator transcription factor, whose protein sequence is MRIAYLEDDKVQSAVMKEWLEAEGYVCRAFDNADAFMRELRHETYDLLIMDWELPEKSGVEVLSWLRGDREWDLPVFFITHRDGEADIIEALEKGADDYLAKPVNREIMLARIKALVRRHSGRRDHLEVSGFSLNKDNKTLTLNGEPVDMTEKEFQLAWMLFTNIGRLLSRDHLLESIWGFGPGLMTRTVDTHISRLRRKLGLTPENGWRLKAVYHQGYRLEQLTEQE, encoded by the coding sequence ATGCGAATAGCCTATTTGGAAGATGATAAAGTGCAGTCAGCGGTAATGAAGGAATGGTTGGAAGCTGAAGGCTATGTCTGCAGGGCATTTGATAATGCTGATGCTTTTATGCGTGAGTTGCGTCATGAAACCTATGATTTGTTGATAATGGATTGGGAATTACCGGAAAAAAGCGGTGTAGAGGTGCTCTCCTGGTTGCGAGGCGACCGGGAGTGGGATCTGCCCGTATTCTTTATCACCCACAGGGATGGTGAAGCTGACATCATCGAAGCGCTGGAAAAAGGTGCCGATGACTACCTGGCGAAACCGGTCAACCGCGAAATCATGCTGGCACGGATCAAAGCCCTGGTCAGGCGGCATAGTGGTCGGCGCGATCATTTGGAAGTGAGTGGTTTTTCACTTAACAAGGATAACAAAACGCTCACCTTGAACGGTGAGCCTGTGGATATGACGGAGAAGGAATTTCAATTGGCGTGGATGCTCTTCACCAACATCGGACGCCTGCTTTCCCGCGACCATCTGCTGGAGAGCATATGGGGATTCGGACCGGGCCTGATGACCCGTACTGTGGATACTCATATCAGTCGACTCCGCCGTAAACTCGGTCTGACACCGGAGAACGGATGGCGTCTGAAGGCGGTCTATCACCAAGGTTACCGTCTCGAGCAGCTGACCGAGCAAGAGTAG
- a CDS encoding MTH1187 family thiamine-binding protein — protein MSVILEFSIFPLDRGVSVSEEVSRVIEMIDSTGIEYQLTAMGTLIETPNITQALAIVEQAAQIIHGTGCQRVYAAIKIDSRPAREHGLQGKIESIQKRLGEVNLNPGIESD, from the coding sequence ATGTCGGTAATATTGGAATTCAGTATCTTCCCCCTGGACAGAGGGGTGAGCGTCAGTGAAGAAGTGAGCCGGGTGATCGAAATGATCGACAGCACTGGAATCGAATACCAATTGACAGCGATGGGAACCTTGATAGAAACCCCGAATATCACCCAGGCCCTGGCGATTGTTGAGCAGGCTGCCCAGATTATTCATGGGACTGGATGCCAGCGCGTTTATGCCGCGATAAAGATCGACAGCCGCCCAGCCAGAGAACACGGCCTTCAAGGTAAAATAGAGTCCATTCAAAAACGGCTCGGAGAGGTTAACCTCAATCCGGGCATCGAGTCTGATTAG
- a CDS encoding HugZ family protein, translated as MNTESSTGELLKDINKLWSESYHGLLSTHSVKYQGYPFGSLLPFCRDTKGNLLLLISHLAQHTRNLEHDPRCSLTLTGQGDGDVQQLARLTCLAQAETVNSTAAAERYFRFYPEARRYRKELNFRFYRLDVKHYYYIGGFGSARWFDPSRIPPPIPFSTADEAELLYQLNSHNHDLPKQLLDSNGIPADTPVEVVGLDPFGLDVRLTTGLRRLQFKTSCEDKSAFLKHIFALSNASTSDTP; from the coding sequence ATGAATACCGAATCATCAACGGGAGAGCTGTTAAAAGATATAAACAAACTCTGGTCGGAAAGCTATCACGGTTTACTGTCTACTCATTCAGTAAAATACCAAGGTTACCCATTTGGTTCACTTTTGCCCTTTTGCCGCGATACGAAGGGCAACCTTCTATTGCTGATTTCTCACCTGGCGCAACATACAAGGAACCTCGAGCACGACCCTCGCTGTTCCCTGACACTGACTGGCCAGGGGGATGGCGATGTGCAGCAGCTGGCGCGGCTTACTTGCCTGGCGCAGGCCGAAACTGTCAATTCAACTGCCGCAGCCGAGCGATACTTTCGTTTCTATCCGGAGGCACGCCGCTATCGGAAAGAGCTCAACTTCCGTTTCTATCGACTGGATGTGAAACACTATTACTATATCGGCGGATTCGGATCTGCCCGCTGGTTTGATCCAAGCCGTATCCCGCCGCCCATCCCCTTTTCAACTGCGGATGAAGCGGAATTGCTTTACCAGTTGAACTCCCACAACCATGATCTGCCGAAACAACTGCTCGATAGCAATGGCATACCGGCCGATACCCCCGTCGAAGTTGTCGGTCTTGATCCCTTCGGATTGGATGTCCGCCTGACCACGGGCTTGAGGCGCCTCCAGTTTAAAACCAGTTGCGAAGATAAATCAGCATTCCTGAAACACATTTTTGCACTCTCCAACGCTTCCACATCAGACACGCCTTAG